One stretch of Glandiceps talaboti chromosome 7, keGlaTala1.1, whole genome shotgun sequence DNA includes these proteins:
- the LOC144438121 gene encoding aquaporin-4-like translates to MATTPTTTSPGTRQLLQWKRELKDVEFWKAILSEFLTSFLFSTFVYGSTITWDSQRSPSALHIALVAGFAARTQIYCLLHVGGAHFNPAITSGFFATKEISALRFAVYIGAQCGGTSVGGTVVQLLTPQSVRGTMATFRLGDGVTELQGLGIEFVVTFGLIFVIFATKDNDRSDVLGMGTTASSCVAVVVIPSILSMVSGKVENCLPFIEQVQQHQVSTFYRFIRLLCKL, encoded by the coding sequence ATGGCCACAACGCCAACGACTACTTCTCCAGGAACCAGGCAGTTGTTGCAATGGAAGAGAGAACTGAAAGATGTGGAGTTTTGGAAAGCCATACTGTCCGAATTTCTAACATCATTTCTCTTTTCTACCTTTGTGTATGGATCTACAATCACATGGGATTCTCAGCGCTCACCTAGTGCACTTCACATTGCTTTAGTAGCTGGTTTTGCCGCTAGAACTCAGATATACTGCCTCTTACACGTCGGAGGAGCACATTTCAATCCGGCCATAACGAGTGGATTTTTTGCAACGAAGGAAATTTCCGCGTTGCGATTCGCCGTCTACATTGGGGCGCAATGTGGTGGGACGTCTGTTGGAGGAACCGTAGTCCAACTGCTTACACCACAGTCAGTCCGTGGTACAATGGCGACTTTCAGACTTGGCGACGGGGTTACTGAATTACAAGGATTGGGAATTGAGTTCGTTGTTACTTTTGGTCTCATTTTCGTCATTTTTGCCACAAAAGACAATGATCGAAGCGATGTGTTAGGCATGGGCACCACGGCAAGCTCTTGTGTCGCTGTAGTTGTAATACCAAGTATTTTGTCAATGGTAAGTGGTAAAGTGGAAAATTGTCTACCTTTTATTGAGCAAGTACAACAGCATCAAGTTTCTacgttttatcgtttcattCGTTTGCTTTGTAAACTTTAA